The Armatimonadota bacterium genome includes the window CGCGGCTGCGCGCGATCATATTCAGCCTGGCCGCCGTCGTTGCTGTCGGCGCGGCCGGGTGGGGCGGGTGGCGAGTCATCGGTGCGCGAAACGGTGCGTCCCAGCATCGGGCGTTGCCTGCGGCGAAGGGCGATCCCCTGGTGGTGACGACCACCGCGCGGCGGCAGGACCTGCTCATCACCGTGACCCAGACCGGGGTGGTGGCGGCGCGGAACTCGTCGCCGGTCATCCCCGAGATATCGGGGCGCATCCAATGGATCTGCGCCAACGGCATCGTCATCTCCGCGGGCGAGCCCCTGGTGCGTCTCGATCCCACCACGTTCCAGGACCAGGTCACCGACCTCAGCGTGCGCTACGACAACGCGGTGCGGCGCCAGGCAGAAGCGGAAGCGGCGCGCATGACGCGCATGAAGGAGATGCGGCTGCGCCTGCAGCGCGCGCAGGATGATGTCGCGGCCTTCGAGCGCCAGCAGCAGGTGGCCCTGCAGCAGGCGGCGGACGCCATCGCTTTCCACGCCAAGGAGCTTGAGCAGCGGCGGCAGGAGGTCGAGGTTAAGCGGCGGCTGGCGGCCAAGGGCCTGGTGCCGGGCACTGAAGTCGAGCGGGAAGAGGCGGCGCTCAAGGCCGCGGAGTTCTCGCTGCAACGCGAGCGCGGCGACTACGAGCTGAAGAAATCGCAGTCCGCCGCCGAAGTCGGCGGCCGCAGGCGCAATGTCAATAACACCGCGCGCGACATGTCTCGCACCCGCAGTTGGACGGAGCGC containing:
- a CDS encoding efflux RND transporter periplasmic adaptor subunit; amino-acid sequence: MTRLRAIIFSLAAVVAVGAAGWGGWRVIGARNGASQHRALPAAKGDPLVVTTTARRQDLLITVTQTGVVAARNSSPVIPEISGRIQWICANGIVISAGEPLVRLDPTTFQDQVTDLSVRYDNAVRRQAEAEAARMTRMKEMRLRLQRAQDDVAAFERQQQVALQQAADAIAFHAKELEQRRQEVEVKRRLAAKGLVPGTEVEREEAALKAAEFSLQRERGDYELKKSQSAAEVGGRRRNVNNTARDMSRTRSWTERDVRMTGNEVENFELQLARAREDLAKTTLTAPAGGLVMLSPQGGRMGGSRTPRTGDWVSQGREVAAIISLGRMQVKLELDQEQIAGASMGQAAEVTIEALPGKALKGRVTAIGQNARRPPVQGWMGLSSSATFPVTIDLPPIGKALIRPGMRAGVRLVARRIKDAIVVPSGCIFRRDGRAVVFVQRNGKFAPVAVVTGGTNGDYTAIKQGLRAGERVALNDLGQSAAAAASAPAKIKEPQR